In Chloroflexi bacterium ADurb.Bin180, the following are encoded in one genomic region:
- the gtaB_1 gene encoding UTP--glucose-1-phosphate uridylyltransferase produces MTRTISKAIVPAAGLGTRLLPATKSQPKEMLPVGRKPVIQYVVEELEEAGLGEILIVTGRRKRAIEDHLDSDPQLVAALQQAGNESLLADMRFLEERARFFYTRQSEPKGLGHAIAMGADFVDGDDCVVALGDSIIAADHPSAPIQAMMKAHIDLDAAAVVVVEQVPEAETFRYGIVSIDGSEPPPGEPVRMTGIVEKPPAGTAPSTLAVAARYVFSPLIFEALARTPADHRGEIQLTDAIRQLIHMGKPVYAWSLPPGQRRYDIGNLESYFYAFIDFVLADERYGYLVRKYIKAKAYDL; encoded by the coding sequence ATGACACGTACCATTTCCAAGGCGATCGTACCGGCGGCGGGCCTGGGAACGAGGCTCCTGCCGGCCACCAAGTCCCAGCCCAAAGAGATGCTTCCGGTAGGGAGAAAGCCAGTCATTCAGTATGTGGTTGAGGAACTCGAAGAAGCGGGGCTGGGAGAGATACTCATCGTGACCGGGCGACGCAAGCGGGCCATCGAAGATCACCTGGACTCGGATCCGCAGCTTGTTGCGGCTCTGCAGCAGGCGGGCAATGAATCGCTGTTGGCGGACATGCGTTTCCTGGAGGAGAGGGCGAGGTTCTTTTACACGCGGCAAAGCGAGCCCAAAGGGCTTGGTCATGCCATCGCGATGGGTGCCGATTTTGTCGATGGGGATGACTGCGTGGTAGCCCTGGGTGATTCGATCATCGCCGCCGACCATCCCTCGGCGCCGATTCAGGCGATGATGAAGGCGCACATTGACCTGGATGCAGCGGCAGTGGTGGTAGTGGAGCAGGTGCCGGAGGCAGAGACCTTTCGCTATGGCATCGTCAGCATCGATGGAAGTGAGCCGCCGCCTGGCGAGCCGGTACGGATGACCGGTATCGTTGAGAAACCCCCCGCGGGGACGGCTCCTTCAACCCTGGCTGTAGCGGCACGGTACGTGTTCAGCCCGCTGATCTTTGAGGCGCTGGCACGCACACCGGCGGACCACCGTGGAGAAATCCAACTTACGGACGCCATCCGGCAACTCATTCATATGGGCAAACCGGTCTATGCCTGGTCTTTGCCGCCCGGACAGAGGCGCTATGACATCGGCAATCTCGAGAGCTACTTCTATGCCTTTATCGACTTTGTGCTGGCTGATGAACGCTACGGCTACCTTGTGCGCAAGTACATCAAGGCCAAAGCCTATGACCTCTAG
- the mtaB gene encoding Threonylcarbamoyladenosine tRNA methylthiotransferase MtaB, whose protein sequence is MKVHLASLGCKLNQSEVEAWARELAALGCEIVAEPEQADLCVANTCAVTHVAARKSRQLVRRLGRVSPGARLVVTGCYAELNATEVQALASVALVAGTAQKEHLVSELVRQLDLPAETTARQREHDATERGVTPAHLRTRALIKIQDGCDNTCTYCIVRVARGKQRSASISSVVAEIQAREREGYQEAVLTGVHIGAFGRERGESLADLLRAILGQTSIPRIRASSIEPWDLTDELLALWQDRRLCPHLHLPLQSGCDATLQRMGRRCSSGLFLDLVQRARAAIPDLAVATDIIVGFPGENEDEFSQTVHLAEEVGFARIHVFPYSARPGTVAAAMPDRVCPDVAQSRVARLLELGRRCSRDFRAQYVGRAAEVLWESQRDGMWNGLTGNYIRVETQSAADLHNRITPVRLTGMTEQGLQGELLTSSSQIS, encoded by the coding sequence ATGAAAGTGCACCTGGCCTCGCTGGGATGCAAGCTGAACCAGAGTGAGGTCGAGGCCTGGGCGCGCGAACTGGCCGCTCTGGGCTGTGAGATCGTGGCCGAGCCTGAGCAGGCGGACCTGTGCGTGGCCAACACCTGTGCCGTCACCCACGTGGCGGCGCGCAAGTCGCGTCAGCTCGTGAGGAGACTGGGCCGTGTCAGCCCGGGGGCCAGGCTGGTGGTCACCGGCTGCTATGCCGAGCTGAATGCGACGGAGGTACAGGCACTCGCATCGGTAGCCCTGGTGGCAGGCACGGCACAAAAGGAACACCTCGTCAGCGAGCTCGTGCGACAGCTTGACCTGCCGGCTGAGACAACAGCACGACAGCGCGAACACGACGCAACGGAGCGTGGCGTGACTCCAGCCCATCTGCGAACGAGGGCACTGATCAAGATCCAGGATGGGTGCGACAATACCTGCACCTACTGCATCGTGCGAGTGGCTCGCGGCAAGCAGCGCAGCGCATCGATTTCCTCGGTTGTGGCTGAGATTCAGGCGCGAGAGCGAGAAGGTTACCAGGAAGCAGTGCTGACCGGCGTCCACATCGGGGCGTTCGGGCGAGAACGGGGGGAGAGCCTGGCCGACCTCCTGAGGGCGATTCTGGGGCAGACGAGCATCCCGCGCATCAGAGCGAGCTCTATCGAACCGTGGGACCTCACTGACGAGCTCCTCGCGCTGTGGCAGGACAGACGTCTGTGCCCCCATCTGCACTTGCCGCTCCAGAGTGGCTGCGACGCGACCCTTCAGCGTATGGGGCGTCGCTGCTCCAGCGGGCTGTTCCTGGACCTCGTGCAGCGGGCCAGGGCAGCGATCCCGGATCTGGCGGTGGCTACGGATATCATCGTCGGGTTTCCGGGCGAAAACGAGGACGAGTTCTCCCAGACGGTGCATCTGGCCGAAGAGGTCGGTTTTGCACGGATTCACGTCTTTCCGTATTCGGCGCGGCCGGGCACAGTGGCTGCGGCAATGCCGGATCGGGTTTGTCCTGACGTGGCTCAATCTCGAGTGGCACGCCTGCTCGAGCTGGGCCGCAGGTGCAGCCGCGACTTTCGAGCGCAGTACGTTGGCCGGGCAGCCGAGGTGCTGTGGGAGAGCCAGCGCGACGGGATGTGGAACGGTTTGACCGGCAACTATATCCGCGTAGAGACGCAGAGCGCTGCCGACCTGCACAATCGCATCACGCCGGTTCGACTCACAGGGATGACCGAGCAGGGTCTGCAGGGGGAACTGTTAACCAGTTCGAGTCAGATTTCGTAG